A DNA window from Niabella yanshanensis contains the following coding sequences:
- a CDS encoding helix-turn-helix domain-containing protein, translating to MKIIISKADKTVISEIDGISGNDLSSQSYTRLKYSSSESFWNSQAHEIKYGGTHIARHNVNVLEDISLRTVDAPSVVSLFFVEKGLIQCNPENAGSWQIGALQHNLVYNSYQTHETFFKQQKDLKLTIVSFAPEYFIELSEGSDKMRDKIASNVFKGKHFSLGSAPNLRLNLQMLQLLNGLDQAGYNTTVERLLTEAKVLELLALQIGQLAKEDPVVRNKKLSALDIKKLHDVKDVILSDLSADFSLNSLSREVGLNVYKLKFGFKYLFGQPVFQFLKQARLQYAAQQIAKDIKPIAQIAYDAGFATPSHFSDAFKKLYGVSPIKFR from the coding sequence GTGAAAATAATTATTTCAAAGGCGGACAAGACTGTTATTTCTGAAATTGACGGCATTTCAGGTAACGATTTATCTTCTCAATCGTATACCAGGCTTAAGTACTCCAGTAGTGAAAGTTTTTGGAACAGCCAGGCACATGAAATCAAATATGGAGGAACACATATCGCCAGGCACAACGTAAATGTGCTCGAAGATATATCGCTCAGGACAGTTGATGCACCGAGTGTGGTAAGTCTATTTTTTGTTGAAAAAGGCCTCATTCAGTGCAATCCCGAAAATGCGGGTTCCTGGCAGATCGGCGCTTTACAGCATAACCTGGTCTACAATTCTTACCAGACTCATGAAACTTTTTTTAAACAGCAAAAAGATTTAAAGCTTACCATAGTGAGCTTCGCACCTGAATACTTCATCGAGTTAAGTGAAGGCAGTGATAAAATGAGAGACAAGATTGCTTCGAATGTGTTCAAGGGCAAACATTTTTCCTTAGGGAGTGCACCTAATCTGAGGTTGAACCTACAGATGCTTCAGCTTTTGAACGGATTGGATCAGGCGGGATACAATACTACTGTTGAACGATTGCTGACAGAAGCAAAGGTTTTAGAATTGCTGGCGTTGCAGATAGGACAGCTGGCTAAAGAAGACCCCGTCGTTAGGAATAAAAAGCTTAGCGCTTTGGATATAAAAAAACTGCACGATGTAAAGGATGTTATTTTATCCGATCTATCAGCTGATTTCTCCTTGAATTCGCTGAGCCGGGAGGTCGGGCTAAATGTATACAAATTGAAATTCGGCTTTAAGTATCTTTTTGGTCAACCGGTTTTTCAATTCTTAAAACAAGCCAGGCTGCAGTATGCCGCGCAACAAATCGCAAAAGACATAAAACCTATTGCACAAATAGCTTATGATGCCGGATTTGCTACACCCAGCCACTTTAGTGATGCCTTCAAAAAGCTATATGGCGTTTCGCCTATTAAGTTTCGATAG
- a CDS encoding lysophospholipid acyltransferase family protein, whose amino-acid sequence MVFRSVRYRCVYAGLYAVSLLPVTLLYQVANLAFFLIYYIIRYRREVVHLNMARSFPKQRYEEISIIKKKFYRGFMRHFADIVKAISISPKIMDEKIEFIGLEILDEAINSGKSVIASLGHCSNWEMLHFLSHKISHEVYAVYKPLSSDVMNRLMIKLRTRFGMKVITDRSVIRHIRSNNSPPAVYLFLADQCPQVNDENFRYCFLNQDTYFFSGMEKLARKSNSVVVYLNIKQLPDRRYKVTCKPVSNRTDIESEGEITRKYAELLEENIKEQPGSWLWTHKRWKR is encoded by the coding sequence ATGGTTTTTAGGTCCGTTAGATACAGATGCGTTTATGCTGGTTTATATGCGGTAAGCCTACTTCCGGTGACCCTACTTTACCAGGTCGCAAATCTTGCTTTTTTTCTTATCTATTACATTATCAGGTATAGAAGAGAAGTTGTGCATTTAAACATGGCCCGTTCCTTTCCAAAACAACGGTACGAGGAAATCAGCATCATCAAAAAGAAATTTTACCGCGGCTTCATGCGCCATTTTGCCGACATTGTAAAAGCTATATCAATTTCTCCTAAAATAATGGATGAGAAAATCGAATTTATCGGATTAGAAATATTAGACGAAGCCATTAACTCGGGAAAAAGTGTAATTGCATCCCTGGGACATTGCAGTAATTGGGAGATGCTACACTTCCTCTCCCATAAGATCAGTCACGAAGTTTATGCAGTGTACAAACCACTCAGTTCGGATGTCATGAACAGGTTAATGATTAAGCTTCGAACTCGTTTTGGCATGAAGGTGATTACTGACAGATCCGTCATACGCCACATCCGATCCAATAATTCACCCCCGGCAGTTTATCTCTTCCTTGCCGACCAATGTCCTCAGGTCAATGACGAAAATTTCAGATACTGTTTTTTAAATCAGGATACCTACTTCTTCTCAGGAATGGAAAAATTGGCTCGTAAAAGTAATTCGGTTGTTGTTTACCTGAACATTAAACAATTGCCGGACCGTAGGTACAAAGTAACCTGCAAGCCCGTCAGCAATCGTACAGATATTGAGTCAGAGGGCGAAATCACCAGGAAGT